From Solidesulfovibrio carbinoliphilus subsp. oakridgensis, the proteins below share one genomic window:
- the dnaE gene encoding DNA polymerase III subunit alpha: MSDFVHLHCHTEYSLLDGAIRIGDLVKTAASFGSPAAAITDHGNLHGALIFYDYAKKAGIKPIIGCEVYVTAASRHDRDPRNPRYHLVLLAQNLAGYKNLLKLVTLGHTEGMYYKPRVDKELLGKYGEGLIALSACLKGEINQRLLKEGKDQAVACAREYMALFPDRFYFEIQANGIPEQQTVNDFLIDLSDDLKVPLVATNDCHYLRAEDAEAHDVLLCIQTAACVDDAKRMRFTTKDLYYRSPDEMAEAFAHVPQALANTCEIAERVDLSLKFGDYHFPVYKTPPGKSLDDVMADMARQGLRDRLAKMPDAEPKKYWDRLELELDVIKQMGFPGYFLIVQDFINWAKDHGIPVGPGRGSAAGSLVAYALRITNLDPLPYDLLFERFLNIERVSMPDIDVDFCERRRYEVIRYVTERYGENAVAQITTFGTMKAKGVVRDVGRALGMTFGETDRIAKLIPDELKMTIDKALEREPELKVLMRTDPRVGHLIDISKRLEGLARHASTHAAGVVVSDTAMTEYVPLYKGKNNETVTQWDMKRVEKAGLVKFDFLGLKTMTVIDDALKIIEGMGVTPPDLDTLPFTDEKTYELFAKGDTDGIFQVESQGMRKYLRMLRPNCFEDLIAMLALYRPGPLGSGMVEQFIRRKHGEDPVEYPHPRLEETLKPTYGVIVYQEQVMKIAQVLASFSLGAGDLLRRAMGKKNAEEMGKQRQFFVDGCAGNGIEAKKANEIFDLMEKFAEYGFNKSHSAAYALISYHTAYLKAHYPVAFMAALMTSDMENQDKLLQYIAACRDNDIELCPPDVNAGLPHFSVKDNKILYGLAAVKNIGRDAVAEIVAEREANGPFTSLLDFTSRVNMRKVTKRVIEYLIKCGACDGFGCSRAGLVAGLDQAAALGQKRAADKNDGRLSLMTLMPEKPKPTVGLGLSCPEATLPEWLHEEMMAFEKEALGFYLTSHPLLAYERDLRAMRTTTLAQCAGIEPGVEVKVACICVSTKEIITKKGQKMAFCKLEDHLGGEAEAVVFSDCYALCREHLDADAPLFLTAKIGATEEVQGEGKRLIKLQAVRIDPLAKIIGGSDEPVEVIVACPEEKPVTLDPLGDILRRYPGQCTVHLVLSLPRAVCRLRLGQEFGVRRCAELRRELDDFEQGVVVARQ; this comes from the coding sequence ATGTCCGATTTCGTCCATCTCCACTGCCACACCGAGTACAGCCTCCTCGACGGGGCCATCCGCATCGGCGACCTGGTCAAGACGGCCGCGTCCTTCGGGTCCCCGGCCGCGGCCATCACCGACCACGGCAACCTCCACGGCGCGCTCATCTTCTACGATTACGCCAAAAAGGCCGGCATAAAGCCCATCATCGGCTGCGAGGTCTACGTCACCGCCGCCAGCCGCCACGACCGCGATCCCAGGAACCCGCGCTACCACCTGGTGCTCCTGGCCCAGAATCTGGCCGGCTACAAAAATCTCCTCAAGCTCGTGACCCTCGGCCACACCGAGGGCATGTACTACAAGCCCCGGGTGGACAAGGAACTGCTCGGGAAATACGGCGAAGGGCTCATCGCGCTCTCCGCCTGCCTCAAGGGCGAAATCAACCAGCGGCTTTTAAAAGAAGGGAAAGATCAGGCCGTGGCCTGCGCCAGGGAGTACATGGCGCTTTTCCCGGACCGTTTCTATTTCGAGATCCAGGCCAACGGCATCCCGGAGCAGCAAACGGTCAACGACTTCCTGATCGACCTGTCAGACGACCTCAAGGTGCCCTTGGTGGCCACCAACGACTGCCACTATCTCCGGGCCGAGGACGCCGAGGCCCACGACGTGCTCCTTTGCATCCAGACCGCCGCCTGCGTGGACGACGCCAAGCGGATGCGCTTTACCACCAAGGACCTCTACTACCGTTCGCCGGACGAGATGGCCGAGGCCTTCGCCCATGTGCCCCAGGCCCTGGCCAACACCTGCGAGATCGCCGAGCGCGTCGATCTGAGTCTCAAGTTCGGGGACTACCATTTTCCGGTCTACAAGACCCCGCCCGGCAAGTCCCTGGACGACGTCATGGCCGACATGGCCCGCCAGGGGCTTCGGGACCGGTTGGCCAAGATGCCGGACGCGGAGCCAAAAAAATACTGGGACCGCCTGGAACTCGAACTCGACGTCATCAAGCAGATGGGCTTTCCAGGCTATTTCCTGATTGTCCAGGACTTCATCAACTGGGCCAAGGACCACGGCATCCCGGTCGGTCCAGGGCGTGGCTCGGCCGCCGGGTCGCTGGTCGCCTACGCCCTGCGCATCACCAACCTGGACCCCTTGCCCTACGACCTCCTCTTCGAGCGCTTCCTCAATATCGAACGGGTCAGCATGCCCGATATCGACGTCGATTTCTGCGAGCGCCGCCGCTACGAGGTCATCCGCTACGTCACCGAGCGCTACGGCGAAAACGCCGTGGCCCAGATCACCACCTTTGGCACCATGAAGGCCAAGGGCGTGGTCCGCGACGTCGGCCGGGCACTCGGCATGACCTTTGGCGAGACCGACCGCATCGCCAAGCTCATCCCCGACGAGCTCAAGATGACCATCGACAAGGCCCTTGAGCGCGAGCCCGAGCTCAAGGTCCTCATGCGCACCGACCCCCGGGTCGGGCATTTGATCGACATTTCCAAGCGCCTGGAGGGCCTGGCCCGCCACGCCTCCACCCACGCCGCCGGCGTGGTCGTGTCCGACACGGCCATGACCGAGTACGTGCCGCTCTATAAGGGCAAAAACAACGAAACCGTGACCCAGTGGGACATGAAGCGCGTGGAGAAGGCCGGACTCGTCAAGTTCGACTTCCTCGGCCTCAAGACCATGACGGTCATCGACGACGCCCTGAAAATCATTGAGGGCATGGGGGTCACGCCGCCGGACCTCGACACCCTGCCCTTTACCGACGAGAAGACCTACGAGCTTTTCGCCAAGGGCGACACGGACGGCATCTTCCAGGTGGAAAGCCAGGGCATGCGCAAATACCTGCGCATGCTACGGCCCAACTGCTTCGAGGACCTGATCGCCATGCTGGCCCTCTACCGGCCGGGTCCCCTCGGCTCGGGCATGGTCGAGCAGTTCATTCGCCGCAAGCACGGCGAGGACCCGGTCGAATATCCCCACCCGCGCCTGGAAGAGACGCTCAAGCCCACCTATGGCGTCATTGTCTACCAGGAACAGGTCATGAAGATCGCCCAGGTCCTGGCCAGCTTCTCGCTTGGCGCCGGCGACCTGCTCCGCCGGGCCATGGGCAAGAAAAACGCCGAGGAGATGGGCAAGCAGCGGCAGTTTTTCGTGGACGGCTGCGCGGGTAACGGCATCGAGGCCAAAAAGGCCAACGAGATCTTCGACTTGATGGAGAAGTTCGCGGAATACGGCTTCAACAAGTCCCACAGCGCCGCCTACGCCCTGATTTCCTACCACACGGCCTACTTGAAGGCCCACTATCCCGTCGCCTTCATGGCCGCGCTCATGACCTCGGACATGGAAAACCAGGACAAGCTCCTGCAATACATCGCCGCCTGCCGCGACAACGACATCGAACTGTGCCCGCCGGACGTCAACGCCGGGCTGCCGCACTTTTCCGTCAAGGACAACAAGATCCTCTACGGTCTGGCGGCTGTTAAAAACATCGGCCGCGACGCCGTGGCCGAGATCGTGGCCGAGCGCGAGGCGAACGGCCCCTTCACCTCGCTTCTCGACTTCACCAGCCGCGTGAACATGCGCAAGGTCACCAAGCGCGTCATCGAGTATCTCATCAAATGCGGGGCCTGCGACGGCTTCGGCTGCTCCCGGGCCGGACTCGTGGCCGGGCTCGACCAGGCGGCGGCCCTCGGCCAGAAGCGGGCGGCCGACAAGAACGACGGCCGGCTCTCGCTCATGACGCTCATGCCCGAAAAGCCCAAGCCCACCGTGGGCCTTGGCCTGTCCTGTCCCGAAGCCACGCTCCCGGAATGGCTCCACGAGGAGATGATGGCCTTTGAAAAAGAGGCCCTCGGCTTCTACCTGACCAGCCATCCGCTCCTGGCCTACGAGCGCGATCTCCGGGCCATGCGCACCACGACCCTCGCCCAGTGCGCCGGCATCGAGCCCGGCGTCGAGGTGAAAGTCGCCTGCATCTGCGTCTCCACCAAGGAAATCATCACCAAAAAAGGCCAGAAGATGGCCTTTTGCAAGCTGGAGGACCATCTCGGAGGCGAGGCCGAGGCCGTGGTCTTCTCGGACTGCTATGCCCTGTGCCGCGAGCACCTCGACGCCGACGCGCCGCTCTTTCTAACCGCCAAGATCGGGGCCACGGAAGAAGTGCAGGGCGAAGGCAAAAGGCTCATCAAGCTGCAAGCCGTGCGCATCGATCCCCTGGCCAAGATCATCGGTGGCAGCGATGAGCCCGTGGAAGTGATCGTGGCCTGCCCCGAGGAAAAGCCCGTGACCCTCGATCCCCTGGGCGACATCCTGCGCCGCTACCCAGGCCAGTGTACCGTCCACCTCGTGCTCTCCCTGCCGCGGGCCGTCTGCCGCCTGCGTCTGGGCCAGGAGTTCGGCGTGCGCCGCTGCGCCGAGCTGCGCCGCGAACTCGACGATTTCGAGCAAGGCGTCGTGGTTGCCAGACAGTAG
- the queD gene encoding 6-carboxytetrahydropterin synthase QueD: MLNNKRGVWQLTVTESFSASHCLRGYEGPCENLHGHNFGVEAVVEGERLDAKVEYLMDFKKLRGRLRGILAELDHRHLNDVAPFDGENPSSENLARHIYRRLEAALAGEAVTLVAVSVSEKDTSKATYREL, translated from the coding sequence ATGCTTAATAACAAACGCGGCGTCTGGCAGTTGACGGTGACCGAATCTTTTAGCGCGTCGCACTGCCTGCGGGGCTACGAGGGGCCGTGCGAGAACCTGCACGGCCACAATTTCGGGGTCGAGGCGGTGGTGGAGGGCGAGCGGCTCGATGCCAAGGTCGAGTACCTGATGGATTTCAAGAAGCTGCGCGGCCGGTTGCGCGGGATCCTGGCCGAGTTGGACCACCGGCATTTAAACGACGTCGCGCCCTTTGACGGGGAGAATCCGTCGTCGGAGAATCTGGCCCGGCATATTTACAGAAGGCTCGAGGCGGCCCTGGCCGGCGAGGCCGTGACCCTGGTCGCGGTGTCGGTTTCGGAAAAGGACACGAGCAAGGCCACGTACCGCGAATTGTAG
- a CDS encoding ATP-binding protein — MIRKVFETISLPGDSRRLAKDVVEYLGGHLSDPDALHDLDIILTEACANVCRHAYGGAAGRLQVRLTVNTGRYVELEIVDWGKGFAADARFENPGPDSEGGRGLYIMRMLSSDCQVHRRNGENVVFIHKDIGRARWKS, encoded by the coding sequence GTGATCAGAAAGGTCTTTGAGACCATTTCGCTTCCCGGCGACAGCCGTCGGTTGGCCAAGGACGTGGTGGAGTACCTGGGCGGACACCTTTCCGACCCGGACGCCCTGCACGATCTGGACATCATCCTGACCGAAGCCTGCGCCAACGTCTGCCGCCACGCCTACGGCGGAGCCGCCGGCCGGTTGCAGGTCCGGCTCACCGTCAATACGGGCCGGTACGTGGAACTGGAGATCGTGGACTGGGGCAAGGGGTTCGCCGCCGACGCCCGCTTCGAGAATCCCGGCCCGGACTCCGAAGGCGGCCGGGGCCTCTACATCATGCGCATGCTTTCAAGCGACTGCCAGGTCCACCGGCGAAACGGCGAAAACGTGGTGTTCATCCACAAGGACATAGGGAGAGCGCGGTGGAAAAGCTGA
- a CDS encoding STAS domain-containing protein, with product MEKLTIKRDSDALMLRYSGEITLEITGDLKRRLDAELEDAEVKAVIIDLSDVSFMDSSGIGFLVSANTRMRSSGRSFFLYKLSKPVEKTLGLVQLLQFFQILADEEALAAIRG from the coding sequence GTGGAAAAGCTGACCATCAAGCGCGACAGCGACGCGCTCATGCTGCGATACTCCGGTGAAATCACCCTGGAGATCACAGGCGACCTCAAGCGCCGCCTGGACGCGGAACTGGAAGACGCGGAAGTGAAGGCCGTGATCATCGACCTGTCCGACGTCAGTTTCATGGATTCCTCGGGCATCGGTTTCCTGGTCTCGGCCAACACCCGGATGCGCAGTTCCGGCCGATCCTTTTTCCTCTACAAACTGAGCAAGCCCGTGGAAAAGACCCTGGGGCTTGTCCAGCTCCTCCAGTTTTTCCAGATCCTTGCCGACGAAGAAGCCCTGGCCGCCATCCGCGGCTGA